Sequence from the Armatimonadota bacterium genome:
TTCAGCAGAATTGAAATAAGCTTGTTCGCCCACTGGTTGCAGTAGTCCGGCTCATTGTTCATCTTTGCAATATCGACTGATATTGCCTTGTCCATTCTCATAAAAAGAGCCTTCTGATCTGGTGTGGGCTCCAGAGAAAAAGACGGGTAGGCATTGTTTAGCACGTCCTTGAGAATATCGTCATATGGGATCGGGCCAGTCGGATAGGCCGGATCATACTTACCGACAAACGTTACGACATGTGTCTTCTTATCTATCAGAGCATATTTGAGAGTGTTGATATCGGTAAGGCGGCTCTTAACACCCTTTATGCCTATATTGCTCGTCGAATTGACGTTTGCAGTGTTGGAGTTTAAATTCTGAAACCTGCGTATCCTAGCTTGTATACGTGGGTTTGTATATGTCGTGCCGTCAGCTTGGCCGGGCATGGGTCTTGTCTGTGCATAACTTGCCATAGACAGAAATAGAATTGCAAATGCAGTGAGGATTCGACTGTAGCGGATACCCATTGAGAACCTCCAATAAAGTATGCCTAATACATCGTAATAGCTGAGGATAAGATATCACGGGATTGGAGCCTTGTCCAGATACATACTGCTATTATTGGTTTATCCGACTGTGGCAATCAGCTCTTTTCACGAAATGCTTCCAGAGCAGGATGATCGATAACCTCCGCCAGCATCGCCCACGCCTCTTCAAACCTCTCAGAGACATTCGCAGGCACAAACCCGAAGTCCAGATACATCCTGATGGCTTTCGCGGCAGAAGTCATACTCCAGAGATGCACTCTCTCGTGATGATAAGCTCTGAGGACGCGCATGGCCTCGGCAAGCAATGGTTTTGCAAGCTTGCGGCCTTGAAAGCCGGGTATAATTGCTACCCAGTGGATGCGTCCACGGTCATCATCTCGATCAGGGTGATACCAGGCTGTGGTGGTGCCGATTACCCTGCCTGTCGATTCTTCCACAAGGAAAATGCAACGTTTCTCAAACTCGTCTATATGCGGAGCGAATTCACTGTTATAGCGCTCCATCGCTTTCTCGATGCTCTCAAACGCGCCCACATCCACCTGCATCTGTGCCCACACAAGTTCTTCACCGCGCTTGAAAAAGCGAAATTTATAACCCGCAGGCAGCGGATATTCGGGGATATTGTCGAGGTTGCCACGGGTCATTGAGACAGGAATTCGTTCCATTGGATGCCTTCTTCGATACTACTAAGGAGCCACTTCAAAACAGAAGCGGCTCCTTGATTTACTAATGACTGCTTATTTACTCAGGCAGCACTCTTGCCAGGCCCTCAAGCTCTGGCTCGCCTGGACCCAGAGGAAAGTCGATCTTTTTGCGCTCTATGGCTGAACGCATCAGACCACACATAATCTCCTGGTCCTTGTAGCCGTCTTCGCCATTGCATGGATGCACCTTTGTGCCGTCGAGCCAGAGAGCTATATCCTCTATATAAGGGACCTGCTCGTGGTCGGCATCCCATGTGCCTTCGTCGGAACCCTCGGCCCCACGGCTCTTGGTGACTGCTCTCCAGCCGCCGCCGACATGTACTTCGGCAAAGCCCTCGGTGCCCTCGATCAGAAACCGCACTTTACGCCACCAGTAGTCGACTTCAGGCACGTCAGGAGCGACCTCGCCGACCTCCATTATACCACGCACGCCGTTGGCGAACTGAATGAACCCGCCAAGGTAGTCCGGGCTGGGATGGTTGTCGGTGAGCTTCTCACGGCCAAACGCCTGGCCGATAACCCACTCGACCTCGTCTCCACTGTTGAACCAGCGGATGTAGTCGGCGATATGGGTCGCAAGATGCATCATCCAGCCGGTGCCGGTGCCGTAGATGGTGTGAATCCGGCCTAATGCGCCGCTGTCGACCACTTCCTTGCATTTTACGAACTGGATATTATACTTGCGCTGATGGCTCTGGACCGATTTGACACCTGCGTCATCAAGGACTTTCTTCATCTCGATGGCTTCGGTCATGTTGGTCGCCATGGGCTTTTCGTAAGCAATCAGCTTTACGCCGTTCTCACAGCCAAGCTTGACCAGCGGCAGGCGCACCGTAGGCGGTGTGCAGAAGCAAAAGACGTCGGGCTTTGTGGCTGCAAGCATCTTTCCCGCATCATCAAAACCTTCGGGGTTGCCGCAGAGCGCTGCGGCATCGGCTATCCTGCCCGAATCCACATCCGCAAGGCCGACAACCTTGAACCTGGAATTCTTATGAAACACATCAGCATGGACTTTTCCGCGCTTGCCAAGCCCGGCTATAGCCACTGTGTATACTTGAGACATTTGATTACCTCCCTAGAATGCAGCAGAGAGCGGAGAGCGAAGAACCCGGACATGTCGCCGCTCAGTAGCTATTACATCCCTCCAGGTAGGATACCTGGAGGGATAAAAACAGGTTTGCAAACAGGAATACAGGTCGGGGGCAAGAATACCCCGGCCATTGTATTTGATGTCGTCACCTCGTTTTTTAACTGAGAACCGAAAATCAATAACTTTATTTGAAGTACTTCGCGCCCGGGCCTTTTTCCCACTCGAGCACCGCGGCGGCCACATACTTGACCTCCTCCTCAGTAAGCTCGGGATAGATCGGCAGGGTGAGGCAGTTTGCAGAGTTCTTCTCTGTCTCAGGTAGCACCGGCTTGGGATCGCCACCTGCATACGGCCATCCCTGCTCGGGTCCGAACGGGAAACCTTCCTGCTCGTGGATCGCAATCGGGTAGTTTGTAAGAGCGGTGATGCCCTTCTCGTCCAGGAACTTCTGCAGATCGTCTCTGCCGGTGGTCTCGACAACATAGAGGTGATAGATATGTCTGTAGCCGGGCTTGCCGTAGGGCAGCTTGATCTTGGTTCCGGCGAGTTCCTTGTCATAGAGCTTGGCCCACTTGATCCTGTTGTCATTGAACTCGTCGATATGCTTGATCTTCACGCTCAGGATGGCAGCGTGGATATCATCCAGGCGGCTGTTCCAGCCGACGCTGTGGTGGGATCGCTTGTTGGAACCATGATTGCGCATTTTGAGAATCGGCTCGACGATATCGTCACGGTTTGTGAAGACCGCGCCGCCGTCGCCGAATGTGCCGAGGTTCTTGGCTGTAATGAAACTTGTTGCAACCGCATCGGAAAGCTCGCCGATCTTGAACGTGTCGCCCTTTGAGCCGAAGGCCTGAGCGCAGTCCTCGACTACGAGCAGATTATGCTTCTTTGCGATCTTTGCGATTTCGGTCATATTTGCCGGCTGGCCATAAAGGTGAACCGGGATGATTGCCTTGGTCTTGGGAGTGATCTTCGACTCGATCTTGGTAACATCGATGTTGCGGGTATCGGCTTCGCAGTCGACAAACACGGGTGTCGCGCCTACCAGCCAGATGGCCTCAGCGGTCGCAAAGAATGTGTTTGATGTGGTAATGACTTCATCGCCCTTGCCGATTCCCAGAGCCAGGAATGTGAGCCATAGAGCATCCGTGCCGGAATTGAGACCAATGCAGTGCTTCATGCCCATATAAGCTGCGGCCTCTTTTTCGAAGCTCTGCATGGCCGGGCCCATTGTGTATTTGCCGCTCTCGAGGACATCGACGATCGCTTTGTCGATATCAGCCTTGAGGTTGTGATACTGGCGTACGTGACCGTAAAAAGGTACTTTCATTTGTCCCTCCTTCGAAAATGCGAAACATTTTCGTTCCCTTCGTGGCGAACACGGCAGCGTTCTCCACAGGAGAATCGCGAGAGTGTTCATGCCACGATTCCTAACAATATGATAGCCATCGCGCATATTCGTGCGGATGGCCGCCTCATTCCCCTCTAGGAACGATGCCAAAAGATGCCTTGCGGGCATATTATATCACAGCTCAGTTATGAATCATAGTGCTGTTTTTGGGGTAGTATTCAAAAAAATGTTTCCTAAGTTACTGATAATCAACGCCGATGACTTCGGCGCGTCAAAAGGAGTAAACGCAGCAGTCGCGCGTGTGAGACAATATGGACTGCTTACGAGCGCCAGTCTGAT
This genomic interval carries:
- a CDS encoding GNAT family N-acetyltransferase gives rise to the protein MERIPVSMTRGNLDNIPEYPLPAGYKFRFFKRGEELVWAQMQVDVGAFESIEKAMERYNSEFAPHIDEFEKRCIFLVEESTGRVIGTTTAWYHPDRDDDRGRIHWVAIIPGFQGRKLAKPLLAEAMRVLRAYHHERVHLWSMTSAAKAIRMYLDFGFVPANVSERFEEAWAMLAEVIDHPALEAFREKS
- a CDS encoding Gfo/Idh/MocA family oxidoreductase, which produces MSQVYTVAIAGLGKRGKVHADVFHKNSRFKVVGLADVDSGRIADAAALCGNPEGFDDAGKMLAATKPDVFCFCTPPTVRLPLVKLGCENGVKLIAYEKPMATNMTEAIEMKKVLDDAGVKSVQSHQRKYNIQFVKCKEVVDSGALGRIHTIYGTGTGWMMHLATHIADYIRWFNSGDEVEWVIGQAFGREKLTDNHPSPDYLGGFIQFANGVRGIMEVGEVAPDVPEVDYWWRKVRFLIEGTEGFAEVHVGGGWRAVTKSRGAEGSDEGTWDADHEQVPYIEDIALWLDGTKVHPCNGEDGYKDQEIMCGLMRSAIERKKIDFPLGPGEPELEGLARVLPE
- a CDS encoding DegT/DnrJ/EryC1/StrS family aminotransferase; translation: MKVPFYGHVRQYHNLKADIDKAIVDVLESGKYTMGPAMQSFEKEAAAYMGMKHCIGLNSGTDALWLTFLALGIGKGDEVITTSNTFFATAEAIWLVGATPVFVDCEADTRNIDVTKIESKITPKTKAIIPVHLYGQPANMTEIAKIAKKHNLLVVEDCAQAFGSKGDTFKIGELSDAVATSFITAKNLGTFGDGGAVFTNRDDIVEPILKMRNHGSNKRSHHSVGWNSRLDDIHAAILSVKIKHIDEFNDNRIKWAKLYDKELAGTKIKLPYGKPGYRHIYHLYVVETTGRDDLQKFLDEKGITALTNYPIAIHEQEGFPFGPEQGWPYAGGDPKPVLPETEKNSANCLTLPIYPELTEEEVKYVAAAVLEWEKGPGAKYFK